The Acidobacteriota bacterium genome includes the window GAGTCCGGTGAATTTTTGGGTTGCACGATCGCTTGCTTCCCATTGCGACGAAACTACCGATGAGCTCCCAGATCCCAGCATTGCCCACGGGATACTAACCAGCCCTTCGCCGCTATGCACTTTGCTCGTGTCGCAAGATGCGAGGAATGCTAAGCTTTTCGGCTTGAGCCGTACCGATAGGAGATCGTTGACGGTCAATTTTCCTGAGTCTGCGGCATTCTGCTGAAAGGCCAGAAATGAAGACAACGGAGTTTCGCTCTCGAGTTGAGCATGCATGGAAAAATGAAGGATGTCAGTTTCCGCAGCATATTTCAGGAAATCTGATTTAGTGGCATTGAGCCGAGGAGGGATTCCGAATAGCTTTCCTATACTTATCGCCTCGCTGTTCACATAAGCTAGTTTCTGACGGTTAAAAGTATCATTCGCAAAGATCTGAATAGTCTGTCTGCGGGGCGGCTCCGATAAGAGTTGTTGCTTTAACAAATAAACAGACGGTGAATACGAAACCGTATTCGTCTCGATCAAGTACCTATTACCGTCTGGGCTCAGGGCGTGGAAAGGTATTCTCCACAAAAGTTTGTCAGGGACGATTACAAGGTGATTTGATCTCAGATCCAATGGTTTCAGCAATAGATCGTAGATTTTCTTCCCATCGATTTTGAAGAAAATTCGATCCATTATTTTAGTTTGTGTTTCTGACGCGAGTTTTGCGGCCTGTACGTCATTGACGGGAAGTTTGACGGCACGTAACGGCTTTGCTGATTCAAGAACAAATGCTAGGAGTTCACCTGATGCCGTGAATTCGTAGGAGACGATTGCCACGCCTCCGGAAGTTTTAAACCCTGCGTCGAGA containing:
- a CDS encoding CHAT domain-containing protein, with translation MDRIFFKIDGKKIYDLLLKPLDLRSNHLVIVPDKLLWRIPFHALSPDGNRYLIETNTVSYSPSVYLLKQQLLSEPPRRQTIQIFANDTFNRQKLAYVNSEAISIGKLFGIPPRLNATKSDFLKYAAETDILHFSMHAQLESETPLSSFLAFQQNAADSGKLTVNDLLSVRLKPKSLAFLASCDTSKVHSGEGLVSIPWAMLGSGSSSVVSSQWEASDRATQKFTGLFYQELLKGSSTTSALQTAAIQMIHDKSSGFHEPYFWGGFTLLGDFR